Within Campylobacterota bacterium, the genomic segment ACCGTCCCCTACCGTTATCTGCCGATCGATGAACGCCATCACGCCGTTTTCAATGCCGAGGGAAGGGAGCCGTACAGCGAGGAAGTTCTACGCTTAATGGCGCGGAAACTACACAGCTGATGGGGAGATCAGCTTGGAATCTTCGGGGCAGGGTTGAACGAGCGTAAGCGAGATGAGAAGTATCAATACTTTTCCGACTTCGGAAGGTATCAGAATGATGGAAGGTAATGAAACGATTGTGATTGTGAATGCCAAGAGGTATTGAATGTATTTCAAGCGTGAATCAGGTTGAATATATCGGATCATTTGATAAATGATATTAAAAAAAATCAAAAGCCCAACGATGCCAAATTGTACGAGAGTGTCCAGATACTCACTGTCGAAGCTTGCATGATCGCCGCTATGATAATTCATATAAAGCATATTTTTATTCGCAGGATCGGTTTCTTTCCTATCTATAATTTTGAACACTTCTGCTATGTGATCTCCCGTTCCTACACCGAAAACAGAGTTTTCTTTGATGACTTCCCAGCCGTAAAGATAGTATGCAATGCGCATACCTTCTCCTGAAGTATAAGAAGCATTGAAGGACTTTCGGGTTTCTTCCGCGATGGCTGAAAATCGGTTTTTGAATATTTCACTATTTTCATAAGCGATAAGATAGGTTGTTCCTAGAAAAGCAACGATGATTAATATGGCCCGAAATAGGTATTGGCGAAAAACATACCCAATTGTTAATGAGATACTGAGACTGTATAAAATGTATCCCAACCGGGATGCAATTAAAAAGACAACGCTACTGACACCGAGAAACAGGATAAACAAGGCAGCATTAAAGAAAAGACCGGGATGCCGATTTTTGAGCAGTGAAAAGAGAAGAATATTTGCCGTTATACTTAAGCTAATGCTGTAAGCAGTATAGCTGACCATGAACGGAACATTGACGTGCATGGCCGGATGCAATTCGATCAATGGGACGTAGTCTAACCATGCTGATACCGGGTAATCAAAAAATAGCAGGTAGGATGTGAGTGCACTGAAAATGATTCCAAGGATAAAACTTCCGAGAATCATGAAGACAAACCGTTTTTGAACAATCATGTAAATAATAATTATATGAAGAATGTATTTGAATTCTTTGAGTTTAAAAAATGCTGTTGCAATGTGTTCGCTTCCTAAAGTCCAAAAAACGTACATTGTATAGAAAAGGATGAAGGAAATAATGACTTTGTTTTTAAGCGCATTGAAAAACTTCTCTTTTAGGTTCCCACTAAAAAACATGATTAGTGCTGCGGCAATAAAAATTTGCGTTGCAGTTTTCGGTGCAACCGGGAGTAAAAAAGCGTAAAGTATCAGCAGATAGTTCGCGGCTAAAGCCGATTGTTCCCGATATGGGCGAATCGCCTCAAAAGAAAATAGCCGTAACATCATGGACGGTTCGCGCGTATAGTCTGATTATAGCGCAGGCTCTCTTTGATCGGGGCACCGCGCAGGAAAAAAGCAAAGATATTCCATCCCCCCTTTTTGGTAGCGACGCGGCGGAGGAGTTTGAAAAAGAGGGCGGTTTTGATCAGCATCCGGGGCAATCCCTGAAAATGTTTGTCTATGAGGAGGTTGTAGGAGATGTAAAATTCTCTTTCGAGGGCGGGATTTGTACCCGAACTGCCTCCACCCTCGTGGAACACTTCGGCGTAGGGGAGAAAATAGACCGTTCGTCCGCTGTTCCATACCCGTTTGCAGATGTCTTCTTCTTCGCAGTAGAGGAAAAAAACCGTGTCCAGGCCACCGAGCGCGCAAAAAACGTCGGCGCGGAAAAACATGCACGATCCGCTGATGATTTCGACCTGGGCAGGGAGTTCCAGACGTGCTTTGTTGCTGGGAAAAGGGTTTTTGGACAGCATCCGATGGGCGCTGTTCCCGAACCATTGTTTGACGACCGAGGGGAATTGTTTGTAGGATGAGGAAAAGTTGCCGTTTTCATCGGTAATCTTGGCGGTCAGGGCCCCGGCGTCGGGATGCGATTCCATAAATTCTTTCATGACGGTGGCAGCGTCGTTGAGAAGGAGGCAGTCGTTATTGATAAAGAAATAATACCGTCCCGATGCGACGTTGACCCCCAGCATATTTCCTCCCGCAAACCCGCTGTTGATCCGGTTGCGTAGGAGTTTGACCGAAGGGGAGCCCTCGAGCGCGCTGTGTAGACGGTTATAGTCTTCGGCCTCGGAGGCGTTGTCGACGACGATGATTTCGTACGACGTTTGTCCGGAAACGCGGGACCGGATACTTTCAACGAGTGCGATCGTATGGGCCGACGAGTTGTAGTTGACGGTGATGAAAGAGATGTCGAGGCCGTTCATCGCAAGAGTGTTTCCAGCCGTTTTCGGATGCTGTAAAAGAATTTTTTATTGATGAAGCGGTTGAATAGCGGTGCGCAGGTGATAAGCATCATGGTACAGGTGGTGCGGATCGCCATCGGGCGGATGATCCGTGCGTATTTGTCCATAAAGGCGTTTTTTGACGCAAAAAAGCTTTCGTTACAGTTGCCGCCGCTTTTGTGGTAGAGATGAAAATCGATGACATAGGCATTCCAGCCGAGGATATTGGCAAGGGTACACAAGTCGGTGGCGTAGAGATGAAAACCTTTGAGATCGTGAGAAAGCGCCAGGTTGGCGTCGTTTTTGACCAGGAGAAAATTTTCATCGAGACTGCGGGCCCGCGCGGGGAGGGTCCCGATTTTCTGGTCGGCTCCCCAGGGATCGGTGATCCGGTAGAGTTTGGTGCTGAAATCACCGTAACCGGCATTTCCCAAAACCGCCCAGTCGGGGTCGAGCCGGTCCATCTCCGCAATCCGCTCCGCCAGAACACCGATGTCGTCAAACTCAAGCAGGATATCCTGATGGCAGACGATGATGTATTTGCCGGAAGCACGATTCAAAAATTTGTTCAAACCGCTGTACCCGTCCTCGGTGTTCCCGTTTGAGTTGTCGACGTATAAAAATTCGGTGTTGGCATCGGTGAAACCCGCACGGTTGAACGACGCGACCATATCGCGGTATTCCGTATGATCGGTAACGAGGGTACAGACGGAATAAGTGAGAGGATAGGTCGAATCATTCAGGCAACGCATTTAGCAAGCCCCTGGAGAGAGTTTCTCGATGCCGTTGAC encodes:
- a CDS encoding O-antigen ligase family protein; protein product: MMLRLFSFEAIRPYREQSALAANYLLILYAFLLPVAPKTATQIFIAAALIMFFSGNLKEKFFNALKNKVIISFILFYTMYVFWTLGSEHIATAFFKLKEFKYILHIIIIYMIVQKRFVFMILGSFILGIIFSALTSYLLFFDYPVSAWLDYVPLIELHPAMHVNVPFMVSYTAYSISLSITANILLFSLLKNRHPGLFFNAALFILFLGVSSVVFLIASRLGYILYSLSISLTIGYVFRQYLFRAILIIVAFLGTTYLIAYENSEIFKNRFSAIAEETRKSFNASYTSGEGMRIAYYLYGWEVIKENSVFGVGTGDHIAEVFKIIDRKETDPANKNMLYMNYHSGDHASFDSEYLDTLVQFGIVGLLIFFNIIYQMIRYIQPDSRLKYIQYLLAFTITIVSLPSIILIPSEVGKVLILLISLTLVQPCPEDSKLISPSAV
- a CDS encoding glycosyltransferase family 2 protein, which encodes MNGLDISFITVNYNSSAHTIALVESIRSRVSGQTSYEIIVVDNASEAEDYNRLHSALEGSPSVKLLRNRINSGFAGGNMLGVNVASGRYYFFINNDCLLLNDAATVMKEFMESHPDAGALTAKITDENGNFSSSYKQFPSVVKQWFGNSAHRMLSKNPFPSNKARLELPAQVEIISGSCMFFRADVFCALGGLDTVFFLYCEEEDICKRVWNSGRTVYFLPYAEVFHEGGGSSGTNPALEREFYISYNLLIDKHFQGLPRMLIKTALFFKLLRRVATKKGGWNIFAFFLRGAPIKESLRYNQTIRANRP
- a CDS encoding acyl esterase, whose product is MRCLNDSTYPLTYSVCTLVTDHTEYRDMVASFNRAGFTDANTEFLYVDNSNGNTEDGYSGLNKFLNRASGKYIIVCHQDILLEFDDIGVLAERIAEMDRLDPDWAVLGNAGYGDFSTKLYRITDPWGADQKIGTLPARARSLDENFLLVKNDANLALSHDLKGFHLYATDLCTLANILGWNAYVIDFHLYHKSGGNCNESFFASKNAFMDKYARIIRPMAIRTTCTMMLITCAPLFNRFINKKFFYSIRKRLETLLR